The Candidatus Binatia bacterium genomic interval ATCTTCGATAGCGAAGGCGAGGCGGCGTTCCGGCGCTACGAACGGGAGGCGATCGCCCAGGCGCTCGAGAGCGACGAGGCGTCGGTCATCGCACTCGGCGGCGGCGCCCTCACCGTCGCGGCGAACCGCGAGCTGCTGCAGGACCGCGCGTATCGCGTCTTCATCAAGATCTCGGCCGAGCAGATCATCTCGCGCGTGCGCCACGGCCGCGAGCGGCGCCCCGTACTCGGAGCGAACCCGACCCTCGCGCGCGTCAAAGAGCTCTACAAGATCCGGATGCCGCAGTACGCGAGCGCCGACCGGGTGATCGAGGCCGAGCGCCGGAACGACCGGGACGTGATCGACGAGATCGTGCAATGGCTTCGCGAGAAGGGCGAGTAATGCCCGAGGCGCTTCGCAACGACGACCTCGGCTATCCGATCTTCGTCGGCGATAATCTTCGCGCGGAGATCGGCGCGTTCTTCAAGCGCGAAGGTTCGCCGAGCGTCATTCTGTGCGACGCGAACAAGGAGGTGCGGAAGATTGCCGAGGGCGTTGCCGCCGCGGCCGGCCGGCCGCGCGTGCTCGCCTTTCCGCTCGGAGAGCGGCGCAAGCGCCTTTCGACCGTCGAGCGCGTGCAGGACGCGCTGCTCGAAGCCGGCGTGGAGCGTTCCGCGACGGTGCTCGGCGTCGGGGGCGGGGTCGCGAGCGATCTCTTCGGATTCGCGTGCGCGACGTACATGCGGGGCGTGCGCTACGCGCACGTCGCGACCTCGCTCGTCGCGATGGTGGACGCGGCGATCGGCGGCAAGACCGGCGTCAACCTG includes:
- a CDS encoding shikimate kinase; its protein translation is MRRHVALVGFMASGKSTIGRKLARRLGYPFVDTDALVVRSHGPIPAIFDSEGEAAFRRYEREAIAQALESDEASVIALGGGALTVAANRELLQDRAYRVFIKISAEQIISRVRHGRERRPVLGANPTLARVKELYKIRMPQYASADRVIEAERRNDRDVIDEIVQWLREKGE